Genomic DNA from Rhodothermales bacterium:
GGGCAACCGCCGCGGGGGCACGGTTCTTGTCCCCGATCGGCCGGCCCCGATCCCCCATGAAACGCCTTCTGACCATACTCATCCTGTTGCTCTCCGTGCAGACGGTAGACGCGCAGATTGTACGCCCGCCGGAACTCAGGCTCCAGTTCCACCGGGCGGAGCGTGCCTGGCGTACCGGCGCGTCCCTGCATGAGGCCAAGCGCCGCCTGGATCAGGTGATTGCCGAGCTGCCGGAGGACACTGAAGCCCTGCTGCTGCGAGGCAAGGTACTCCTGATGCTGGACGATGCCGAAGGCGCCATGGAGGACGCCCAGGCCACGGTCGGCCTGGAGCCCGAAAACGGCGAGGCATGGCTACTGTTTGCCGAGGCCGCGCGCACGGCCGGCGCTGTCGACACCGCGCTATCGGCCTTGAAAGAGGCCGGCGATCTGATTCAGGGAGGCGCCGATCTGCACGTGCGCCTGTCCATCAATGCCCGCATGCTCGGGGACCTGGATCAGGCGGAGGCTTTTGCACGCGTGGCACGCACCCAGGACCCGGGGTCGCCAGCGGCGCACCTCCAGTTGGCCCGCGTATTCGTCGCCAAGAACCGGACCGATGCGGCCGCGACGGTGTTGGCCGGCGCCCTCGAAAACGGCGTGCTCTCTCCTGCGGACGTGATCTCGGATCGGGAGCTTCAGCCGCTCACCGCCCTGCCCGCTCTGGCAGCCTGGTTCTAACCCGCTTCGCCGCCAACCATCGCCGGCTCTGAGGCCATGGACGGCGGAGTGCCCGGACTGCGCACCTCGTAGTAGGTGGACACCGTGCGAAACTTGTTGTCCGTCTTGAACGGCGTGCGGATGTGCGTCTGGAAGCGCGCATTGTGCGGCACCAGTTCGCCGGTATGCGTGCGCCGCATGTGCACATAGAACTGGCTCTCTTCCCGGAAGAGCAAGGCGAGGTCGATGCGCTCCAGGTACATCGCGAGCAACTCGTTCGTGCTCACGTCCACGTAGTGGCGCACGCGCCGGATGTTTTCACCGTCCCCGTGCAACGGGCGGGCGCGCACTTCGATGATGCGGGCCTGGGTGTCCCACAGCAGCGTATCGCCGATCGTCTCCCACTCGAATTTTTCCCGGTTGCGACCCTGCAGGTACGGAGGGTCCTCGGGCAGCAGGTAGGGCACCAGATCCACGGGGTCCATCGCCCCGATATTGCTCGATGTGAAGCGTTGGAACAGGCCAAAGTCGAACGTGCCGGCCGAGTCCTCCGCCTGGGTGTCCACCATGCGCGCGCCGCCATCGAGTTCACTGCGATGCACGTTTTCCCGGAACGCCACCAGGAAGTCGTCGGTGTCGAACTGCTCGGTGCGGCTGTACCGGGTGTAGGAGTAGTCGGAGAGCTTGGTGAACGCCGCGCGGAACGCCGTGTCGTCTACGCCGCTCAGCAGCGTGGCCACGGAGTCGACTTGCGCGCTTTCCTCGGCGCCCAGGTTGAACTGATCGCCGGTGCATCCGGTCGCCGTTGCCAGCAGCACGGCGACGGCGCAGGCGCGGACCAAGTTGAGCGTCATCCGGTTCATCGGGGCCGATACGCGTGGTTCACTTCCTTGATTCCCCTGCCAGACACATGGCCGACACCGCCCACCAGGTCCTCGACGTAGCCATCTCCGCCGCCCGCCAGGCAGGAGCGCTGATCC
This window encodes:
- a CDS encoding tetratricopeptide repeat protein, translated to MKRLLTILILLLSVQTVDAQIVRPPELRLQFHRAERAWRTGASLHEAKRRLDQVIAELPEDTEALLLRGKVLLMLDDAEGAMEDAQATVGLEPENGEAWLLFAEAARTAGAVDTALSALKEAGDLIQGGADLHVRLSINARMLGDLDQAEAFARVARTQDPGSPAAHLQLARVFVAKNRTDAAATVLAGALENGVLSPADVISDRELQPLTALPALAAWF